The bacterium genome contains a region encoding:
- a CDS encoding DEAD/DEAH box helicase — translation MKKLLTHIGLNDFISLSIRKQSKPKSDDLIVDASRFTDYSVKKIYSGRIPDDFLERIDDLPNDVPWIFFDSEFTLDCLSKSRGHKAIEEFFSVRQLWDALELTRILFPDLTAYSIENIENVIEFPFEKKHTSSEKLIVIVLYLIEGLARVDLRKLSLLVKFTEHSRSPLKILFKKIAEHNKAGAPTAFQFPKVKIPLLPSNTIGDDSADSEPDSAQPVPEKAIHTVFEHGGLLNAHFDNYEERAQQVKLALAIAAAFNQSQFVLAEAGTGTGKSLAYLVPAIYWTSQNSHAGESVVISTHTKNLQEQLFYKDIPQLRKILPIPFYAVLLKGRGNYICMKKWKTICLDPAGHLTPTEREKVLPVIFWIDRTQTGDISECSGFQHEQNMSVWNKLASESAYCQAQKCNSSDECFVKKIRDAARKAQVTVVNHSLLFSDIISENAILGDYTNLIIDEAHHVEKTAQNYLGVGLSLWSVKNFVISLYERDQLESGVLLQLKQKLTGSRLSKGESTGYSSLLAEATMACTEFWIKTQELFTQLTIEATSGRSVDFEDTSVLKTRSRENKLRYDSKNAIWKNTKDELSAFFATSAQLDDALLKLIDRMKDWKSDIFEDGDTMKDMLILKRDELKKILETAQFLSDSNDIDYVYWYELPAKERSYDIRFYGVPLNVADILKARLYEKLNTCVFSSATLSVAGNFNYYKSRSGLMELDNVKQFSVGSPFDFNDQCRIFIPSFLPDPSSADFSDASSTLIEKIILENEKGTLALFTSYAMMNKCYRDMKRRLKNRSITLLMQGQDGSRSNVTQRFFDERTSVLFGTDSFWEGVDVPGESLEILIITKLPFEVPSDPLVAAKMERVTSMGGNSFFDYSVPEAVIKFRQGFGRLIRSRSDRGIVVILDNRVISKNYGRLFLNSLPAAAQTISSESMLLKKMSDFFTSYI, via the coding sequence TTGAAGAAACTGTTGACACATATTGGGCTGAACGATTTTATTTCTTTGTCAATTCGAAAACAAAGCAAACCTAAATCGGACGACTTGATTGTTGACGCCAGCCGTTTTACAGATTATTCTGTGAAAAAAATATATTCCGGCCGGATACCAGATGATTTTCTTGAAAGAATTGATGATTTGCCGAACGATGTGCCGTGGATATTTTTTGACAGCGAGTTTACGCTGGATTGCTTAAGCAAAAGTCGTGGTCATAAGGCGATAGAGGAGTTTTTTTCTGTTCGCCAGCTTTGGGATGCTCTGGAATTGACCCGAATACTCTTTCCGGATCTAACGGCTTATTCAATAGAAAATATTGAAAACGTAATTGAATTTCCTTTTGAAAAAAAACACACCTCCTCGGAAAAACTCATTGTCATTGTTCTTTATCTGATCGAAGGGCTGGCGCGTGTGGATTTAAGGAAATTATCTCTTCTTGTAAAGTTCACAGAGCATAGCCGGTCTCCTCTGAAAATTCTGTTTAAGAAGATCGCAGAACACAATAAAGCGGGTGCACCCACTGCATTCCAATTCCCTAAAGTAAAAATCCCATTACTTCCGTCTAACACCATTGGCGACGATTCGGCTGACTCTGAACCTGATTCAGCTCAGCCCGTTCCTGAAAAAGCGATACATACGGTGTTTGAGCACGGGGGATTATTAAACGCCCATTTTGACAACTACGAAGAACGCGCGCAGCAAGTGAAGTTGGCTTTGGCCATTGCGGCAGCTTTTAATCAGTCTCAATTCGTCTTGGCCGAAGCCGGAACCGGTACGGGCAAGTCCCTGGCCTATTTAGTGCCGGCCATATATTGGACGTCTCAGAATAGTCATGCGGGCGAATCCGTCGTCATCAGTACGCATACAAAAAATTTACAGGAACAGCTGTTTTACAAAGATATCCCGCAGCTGAGAAAAATCCTTCCAATACCATTTTACGCGGTTTTGCTCAAAGGGCGGGGTAATTACATTTGTATGAAAAAGTGGAAAACGATATGTCTTGATCCTGCCGGGCATTTGACGCCGACGGAGAGAGAAAAGGTACTGCCAGTCATTTTTTGGATAGACCGGACTCAGACCGGTGACATCAGCGAGTGCAGCGGATTTCAGCATGAACAAAATATGTCCGTATGGAATAAACTGGCGTCTGAAAGCGCCTATTGTCAGGCACAAAAATGTAATTCATCCGACGAATGCTTTGTTAAGAAAATTCGTGATGCAGCGCGCAAGGCGCAAGTAACTGTTGTGAATCATTCGCTTCTATTCTCAGACATTATCTCAGAAAATGCGATTCTTGGCGATTATACTAATTTAATAATCGATGAAGCGCATCATGTTGAAAAAACGGCCCAGAATTATCTTGGCGTAGGTTTATCCCTATGGTCTGTAAAAAACTTTGTTATAAGTCTGTATGAAAGAGATCAGTTGGAATCGGGCGTTCTGCTTCAATTAAAACAAAAATTAACAGGAAGTCGATTGAGTAAGGGCGAGTCGACGGGTTATAGCTCATTGCTGGCCGAAGCAACCATGGCTTGCACTGAATTTTGGATCAAGACCCAGGAATTATTTACCCAACTGACTATTGAGGCCACCAGCGGACGTTCCGTTGATTTCGAAGACACTTCCGTTCTTAAGACCAGATCACGTGAAAACAAGCTTCGATATGATTCAAAGAATGCTATTTGGAAAAATACGAAAGACGAATTAAGTGCATTTTTTGCGACGTCAGCTCAATTGGATGACGCTCTGCTGAAGCTGATCGACAGGATGAAAGACTGGAAGTCGGATATTTTTGAAGACGGCGATACGATGAAGGATATGCTCATATTGAAACGCGATGAATTAAAAAAAATACTCGAGACCGCACAGTTCCTGTCAGACTCCAACGACATAGATTATGTCTATTGGTATGAGTTGCCTGCCAAAGAGCGTTCATATGATATACGATTTTACGGTGTGCCGTTGAACGTGGCCGATATTTTAAAAGCCCGGTTGTACGAGAAATTAAATACCTGCGTTTTCTCGTCAGCAACTTTATCCGTCGCTGGAAATTTTAATTATTATAAAAGCCGCTCCGGGTTGATGGAACTAGACAATGTAAAACAATTTTCCGTAGGGTCGCCGTTTGATTTCAATGACCAGTGCCGTATTTTTATCCCGTCCTTTCTCCCGGATCCCTCGTCTGCGGACTTTAGCGACGCAAGTTCAACTTTAATTGAAAAAATTATATTGGAAAACGAAAAAGGAACGCTGGCGCTGTTTACTTCGTATGCCATGATGAATAAGTGCTATCGTGATATGAAGCGCCGGTTAAAGAACCGTTCGATCACTCTTCTCATGCAGGGGCAGGACGGATCGCGCAGCAATGTTACACAGCGTTTTTTTGACGAGAGAACTTCCGTATTGTTCGGTACGGACAGTTTCTGGGAAGGTGTTGATGTTCCCGGAGAGTCACTGGAAATATTGATCATCACCAAATTACCGTTTGAAGTTCCAAGCGATCCGCTGGTTGCAGCTAAAATGGAGAGGGTTACATCAATGGGAGGCAATTCTTTTTTTGATTATTCCGTTCCGGAAGCCGTAATAAAATTCAGACAAGGATTTGGCCGGCTGATCCGCAGCAGATCGGATCGTGGGATCGTCGTTATTTTGGACAACCGTGTCATATCGAAAAACTACGGGAGACTTTTTTTAAACTCACTTCCTGCGGCCGCTCAAACAATTTCATCCGAAAGTATGCTTCTAAAAAAAATGAGTGATTTTTTCACATCTTATATATAG
- a CDS encoding amidohydrolase, which translates to MQNSINRKSAIAGELERIEDLIIDIRRHIHRFPELSHNEHGTAAYIAGILEKEGIEVQKGIANTGLLVELGSPTSSRKIAFRCDLDALPLIEETGAPYSSENTGVMHACGHDVHTAIVSGTLLLLNKMKNQLKGNIKFIFQPAEEALSGGAELVVKEGVIDDVEAIFGIHVDPSLRMGTFGIKDEAMMASVDFFDIVVKGKGGHGARPHDTIDTVFVAMQAVNAIYQIQGRHFSSLENPTVISVCSFHGGTAHNIIPETCHFSGTFRTFAEEDRIKLRTLIERVTKEMCGMYGAECDIKITPNAPPVINDPALGRLIEATIRDVFGETSIEKLKYPMTASEDFAYYREKCPIYFLRIGVCSAPENSHPLHNSKFNIDERAINRTVELMSHVLLRYFD; encoded by the coding sequence ATGCAGAATTCAATAAATAGAAAATCAGCTATTGCTGGCGAATTAGAGCGAATAGAGGATCTGATCATTGATATTCGCCGGCATATTCATCGCTTCCCTGAATTAAGCCATAACGAACACGGCACCGCGGCATACATCGCAGGTATTTTGGAAAAGGAAGGTATAGAAGTTCAAAAAGGAATCGCTAATACCGGATTGCTTGTTGAATTAGGCTCGCCGACGTCTTCGAGAAAAATAGCTTTCCGATGCGATCTTGACGCCTTGCCCCTCATAGAAGAAACGGGCGCTCCGTATTCAAGTGAGAACACGGGCGTTATGCATGCGTGCGGACATGACGTGCATACGGCGATCGTTAGCGGAACATTGCTGCTCTTGAACAAGATGAAAAATCAGTTGAAAGGGAATATTAAATTCATATTTCAGCCTGCGGAAGAAGCGTTGAGCGGAGGAGCTGAATTGGTAGTTAAAGAAGGCGTCATTGATGATGTAGAAGCTATTTTTGGAATTCACGTCGATCCAAGCCTTAGGATGGGTACGTTTGGTATTAAGGACGAGGCCATGATGGCTTCGGTTGATTTTTTTGATATAGTAGTCAAGGGCAAAGGCGGGCATGGCGCACGTCCGCATGACACGATAGATACGGTCTTTGTTGCGATGCAGGCCGTGAATGCGATTTATCAGATTCAAGGCCGTCATTTCAGCAGTTTGGAAAATCCCACGGTCATTTCCGTGTGCAGCTTTCACGGCGGAACGGCGCACAATATCATACCTGAAACTTGTCATTTTTCGGGAACCTTCAGAACTTTTGCTGAAGAAGACAGAATAAAACTACGTACCTTGATAGAACGTGTGACCAAGGAGATGTGCGGCATGTATGGAGCCGAATGCGATATAAAAATTACTCCAAATGCCCCGCCGGTCATCAACGACCCTGCGCTGGGCCGGCTAATCGAAGCAACGATCCGTGATGTGTTTGGAGAAACGTCCATTGAAAAACTAAAATACCCCATGACGGCAAGCGAGGATTTTGCTTATTACAGAGAAAAATGCCCGATCTATTTTTTAAGAATTGGCGTGTGCTCGGCGCCTGAAAACAGTCATCCGCTCCATAATTCTAAATTCAATATCGATGAACGAGCAATAAACCGCACCGTTGAACTCATGAGCCACGTGTTGCTGCGATACTTTGACTAG
- a CDS encoding YbjN domain-containing protein, translating into MSAQKELDRYYDMVEEVITELGTRAEQCRTLDTHGEVIPGQWNLAKGSAKILADVYTTAEGLSYFCVAAPVMMITASDPNKLYEKLLKLNHQMYSASFSINQGWVWLRILRECEGMDKKECRSTFDRVGWYADQYDDMLKNEFGGSVT; encoded by the coding sequence ATGTCTGCACAGAAGGAATTAGACAGATATTACGACATGGTCGAAGAGGTCATAACGGAATTAGGCACTCGAGCTGAGCAGTGTCGTACACTTGATACGCATGGTGAAGTTATTCCGGGCCAATGGAATTTGGCAAAAGGCTCCGCCAAGATATTGGCTGACGTTTACACGACAGCGGAGGGGTTATCATATTTTTGTGTCGCGGCGCCAGTGATGATGATTACAGCTTCCGATCCGAATAAACTTTATGAGAAATTATTGAAACTAAACCATCAAATGTATTCGGCAAGTTTTTCGATCAATCAAGGTTGGGTGTGGTTAAGGATTTTGCGTGAATGCGAAGGGATGGATAAGAAAGAATGCCGGAGTACTTTTGATCGCGTAGGATGGTATGCAGATCAGTATGACGATATGCTCAAAAATGAGTTTGGAGGAAGCGTTACTTGA
- a CDS encoding SDR family oxidoreductase, which yields MPQILLITGGTGNLGSHLVRIALKSGKWDEVHSTYHALNPNFHKIFWHFTDARNSILPMLTRINPTCIIHTMALSSPDECEKRKLDAWQINVKATGEIITYANLNAVRFVYTSTDLVFDGEKGDYSEEDKTCPVNFYGDTKLEVENDILEKFTTANYVTARLGLLYGFNLNQRLNFFDTLYNGLRNQDSVTLFKDQFRSMMNISNAAECLMELASNTYQGMIHLAGPERISRYDFGLRLAHHLKLPDAAIVGIKTEEMQSLSKRPKDVSMNISLALKTLKTPIQSVDEGIRSIFCL from the coding sequence ATGCCTCAGATATTACTAATTACAGGTGGCACTGGAAATTTAGGGAGCCATCTGGTTCGAATTGCTCTGAAGTCTGGGAAATGGGACGAAGTGCACTCGACGTATCATGCGCTCAACCCTAATTTTCATAAAATATTCTGGCATTTTACGGACGCAAGAAACTCAATCCTTCCGATGCTGACGCGTATTAATCCAACGTGCATCATCCATACGATGGCACTTTCGTCTCCGGATGAGTGTGAGAAACGCAAGTTGGATGCATGGCAGATCAACGTGAAGGCGACGGGTGAGATCATTACCTATGCCAATCTAAACGCGGTCCGCTTTGTTTACACTTCCACGGATTTAGTGTTTGATGGCGAAAAAGGGGATTATTCCGAGGAGGACAAAACCTGTCCGGTCAATTTTTACGGTGACACAAAATTAGAAGTAGAAAACGATATACTGGAAAAATTTACGACTGCGAATTATGTAACGGCAAGGCTTGGATTGTTGTATGGTTTCAACTTAAATCAACGGTTGAATTTTTTCGATACACTATATAACGGATTACGAAATCAAGATTCAGTGACATTGTTCAAAGATCAGTTTCGCTCCATGATGAATATAAGCAATGCGGCGGAATGTTTAATGGAGTTAGCGTCAAACACTTATCAGGGAATGATTCATTTGGCCGGACCGGAAAGGATTAGCCGCTACGATTTTGGACTGCGTCTGGCGCATCATCTGAAATTACCTGATGCAGCGATTGTCGGTATTAAAACAGAAGAGATGCAGTCTCTATCTAAGCGCCCCAAAGATGTTTCGATGAATATCAGCCTCGCGTTAAAAACGCTGAAAACCCCTATCCAGTCCGTGGATGAAGGAATCCGTTCCATTTTCTGCCTGTAA